The window AGCAGCCAGCGCGGCTCGGTACTGCAGCAGAACGCCGCGAACGCTCTTCACGAACCCCTTTGAGAGCGGGAAGAGGGGGAAGCCGATGTCTGGGTATCCGCTGCCCTCAGGGAGGAAACTCCGGTAactctttctccttttctttggtCGCACAACGGGCTGGCTCCCTGAAGAGCCCGCCCCTCCCGCACCAGGACCTGAATCCGATGGCGCACTGCGTCCTGCAGAGCCAAGAGCCATGGAGCCAGCTTTGCTCTCGCCCCCCTGGGTGCTGTCGCAGTCTGAGTTCTGGCTCAGCTCCTGCTGAGGGGGAGCAGTAGTCGAAGGACTCAGTCCTGaatcctccagctcctcctccagaaTACTGCTAACTCCTGACGCCGCCTCTTCGCCGGGCTTACTGGGGCTGCTGTGGGCCACCGCCACCAGCCCCGAGCCCACGGGCAGCTGCTCGTCTTTCAGATGGTGGCTCCTAGAGTACGGGTGTGCCGCGTGGCCCCGCTCCGAGGCCTCGTTGAGCTCCAGCCACACCTCCAGACGGTGCACGAGCCGCCAGCCACTGGAGGCGAAGTGCTCGTGGATCTCCTGCCTGAAGACCTCCACGGGGTGCTGGAGGAGCTGCGTCATGGACTGCACCATCTTGATGAGAGCCATCTCGTTGTAGCAGCGGCTGTTCTCGTAGCCCTCCTGCAGGCCTCGGTCGCTGTCGAAGCCGGCCTCGTTGTAGTACGGCTCGTTGACGAGGATGAGGCCTGCAGGCAGAAGGTCAGAGAGActcagaaacaaccaaaaactCTTCCAGACCAGACTGCAGTGAAGGTTTAAAGAAGGGCTGTCCAGTCTGAGTGTGATAACTGCGATGCTGCACTTCTGagcaaatgaacacatgaatcaaacattttcagcagcagagatgaaagaggaataaagtgtgtgtgtgtgtgtgtgtgtgtgtgtgtgtgtgcgactAACCTTGTATGGAGATGAGGACCTGCAGCAGGCTCGACTTGCTGGTCCATCTCTCAGTGCCCTGTGAGTCACAGCACCAGAACAGAAAGGGTCAGACTTCaactctgtgtctgtgtgaatggACCCGCTCTCTGACGGCCCAGCACGACTCACCTTCCCGATCCAGGTGCCCAGCAGGCTGACGCAGACCTTGCCGTTGTCGTACAGGTTGGGATTGAGGCGGCCGCTGCACTGGGACAGGTAGCGGAAGAGCGGCGGGACGGCTGGGTAAATGTTGGGCAGCTGGATGTCGAAGAGGAACAGCCCGTCCTCGTACGGAGTCCGAGTGGGTCCTTTGATCAGAGCTGAGAACAGGTCCTGAAACACAGGAAGAAGAAACGTCTTCAAGGAGAAGGTACTGCAGAGTCTTAGTGCTTGTAAAACAccaaaagattaaagaaaatagtcgtttattattctgaaattgttccattattttcagattatttttcacagactgttgaactttacttctgacagattcagcctctctgaaaTGCTCCTTTATACCcggtcctcttactgacctgctgcagaTTAACCTAGGTCAGGGGTCGGCAACACGCGACTCTTtttccctggagctttttcaaaaatgtttgaaaatggaaaagatgggggtgggaaatatatttttaattttaatatggTTTCTGTAGGAGGACAAACATTCGTAACGTTTtccaatgctgtaaaaatgtgtagaatCAAAGCTGTGTCCAAATTCAGGGTCTGCATCCTTCGAAGGACGGATTTGTCAGCTGATTATGTCATAGCGTAGCCACAAGGTCTGTCCGAATTCGAAGTCTCCTTCAAAAGTATCCTTCTTTTCCCCAGATTTGAAGGATGGGTCCAGTGTATCCCTCACAGCTCACCATATCCCATAATTCATTGCAGGTCCAAACCGGGCCTTCAAGCAAAGCGGCAATGATGGTGAAGAGcggcaaattattttgctatattacactttaagtgacacaacatgatttttttacaatgtttttaggcgtgaatgtggctttgaaagtctcaaatatctgctcggtTCATCAATACATCACCTAATTGCAATATTGTTCTGACACTTTCGGACATGCCTGCTCCCCCcgccagctgtcagctggccgAGCGTTTCACATTCGGTACACCGGGAGAGAACGCCTGACTCCCggcacattgttataaaaactccaGCTAGCTTTCccaatgagtggaagataaacaacgatattacgtaatatctaactgtaaaatgttgatGAATGATGATTTACTAAAGTATTGCATTTATTCCTGAGCAAATCGGTTTGATTGATTCAAGTAAAGCCTTCAAAcataatatgtttatttaactgtaatggCTTATCTGAGATCTGGAGAGTATTACatttgaaaatgaataattttaaattttaaaaattaataaatcacGAATGCTCATTATGTATGCACTTAGTCATTTTGATAAGAGGCTAATATAGAAACTTAAAGCCTTTGTTGCCTTCATTAAAAgtcttatataaggcttttaattgttttgagGCTCcagacaaatttgttttttgtttttttggtccaaaatggctctttcaacattttgggctGCCGATCCCTGACCTAGGTAATTCACTGTAAAGTTtcttctccagctgtttttttattcataccaCTTCATTGTACAGCCTCTTGTTGCTCCTGTCCCAATATTTCTGAGatctgttgctgccataaattcAAAGttgccttatttttttcttaagtattgtacaattttgttttagcttaaaCATTGGATGTTTTCGATGTTCcataatgaataaaatacaatattttttgcAGGGAAAAACGTACTGATGAGTGAATATCACCCCTTATCATTTCCCCTGTGTTCAGCAGGAAAATCAGACGACAGCCGAGTCGTTACCTCACGATGTCAATCCAATATGCTGAGTTTTACTCTTCTGTGACAAAGTTTGTATATGTTGGCAGGAGGAACAAACCGTGATGGCTGGAAATTTACAACACCTATTACAGGTGGGGGGACTGATCTCTGTCCAACAGAGACATTCACCCACTTTGACTGCATGACTGATGTTGTTTCAATGCCGAGGTCCAAATGTAATGAATAAAGTCAGTGAATCTACTGAATGGGATGAAGTACAGGCTCTGTGTGAACTAGCAGGAGATTTCTGTCTCTGGTGTCAGCTGGTAATGACATAATAAACTGAGATCGCTCTGACAGACTGTCCCTGATTTAAAGTGACACCAAACGCTTTTCACTCCATTTAGGAGGAAAACTCCTCCTTTGCCACTTCATCACTTCTAGCTATGGgctggctgaaaaagaaaagataaacgGAGACTGGAAACAAGTTTCATACAATCACACAAATAAGTTTACCTGTTTTACCTCAAAGCTTTTGTGACAACATTTATGCAGTAAAGTCTGGGAGGAAAACTAAATATATTAGATTCCATGAACCATGGaggtcgtgtgtgtgtgtgtgtgtgtgtgtgtgtgtgtgtgtgtgtgtgtgtgtgccttcgCCTGTCAGGAACCCTGGGATGAAGAAAGGGAACTCACCATGCGGTCCTCGAAGGTTTTCACCATGATGCCATCGGGCAGAGACGTTGCCAGCAGAGCCATCTCCTTCCTCACTGTGCTGAAAAACTTCTTGGCCTCTGCTGGCTGAAACTCCATTTTCTTAAACGAGTGAGTCTCTGGTGGAGGAAAGaacaaatgcagacagacaaaaactacattttatttaaatcccagcattccttaaagggatgcatatcacctacTGAAATTTgataaaagagttaaaaaaaaaaaagaaagaaaaagatgattttatgttgagaaatattgGAGCTATGGACGTTATGGTTAAATCTCAATATAGCAAATTTtaactatctgtaaaactgactgaggctacgttcacactgcaggtcttaatctgatttgttcacattacattttaaatgtgacctccagtgtgaacagtccaAGTTCCTGAAATGCTGTTTACAGAGGTAAATATAGACGCTGtgagtgttagcatgtgtgtattaATTTTGAAGTTGCTATCCAATCGTACATCCAAATgggaaaagataaaagaagacagCACAAATATTAACGATGACCTTTTTTGGAGCTGTGCAGAGGCAGGTGTGGATGGACAATCAGAGCCAAGAGTGGAGGGACTTTAACATGAGGGACCTCATTTACACATTTCATCCGgcttttatgaacatttatgctgaagtcgctttgaaaaacatcagatatgtatcCGTTTCAGTGCCACATACTGACAAGACCTGgatctatgtaaaaaaaataggatttgtCACGTTCACACTGCCGTGAGAAAAATCTGATGTGTGTCGCACCggggcaataaaaacaaaattgggTCCAATTTGCCCGCAGTGCGAACGTAgcctgagttacagacatttttgtgttttttgaggtcgattagctgtaAAAACCATCTTAATTTGaattgactctgaaagttaatggTTACTGTGGAAGAAAAGGGGAACAAACTAATCCATTGTTACTGAACATGTCCTTGTCTCACCTGGGGCCCACTCGAGCACCGAGAACACCTCGCCCTTGGCGCTGGTAAAGGTGACTCCAGGTTTTCCTCCACTCTGCTGGCACAGTACCGGTGTTTCACTGAGAATCTCACTGGGCCACTCCTGCCCCCCCACCGGCGTCTGCGGCTCCTGCTGAGGCTTCTCCTCTCCGCCTCGCTCTGCCTGAGAAGCAGAATCAGCAGGTTGAACGCCACCCTACTGACAGGAAGCACCGTCACTGCAGCCACGACTCCTACCTCTGTCCCCGCGCCTCCGCTGCCAACCGCCTCCACCACGgcctccatcttctcctcttccacaaTGGCCACAGTGTCCAGCGTCTTCCTCAGgttctcctgcagctttttgaTGTCGTCAAGGAAGCGTTTCTCCTTGGTGGGCTTCTCGGAGGCTGCTGGCATCACAGAACTCGCTACGTTGGCTGTGGAAGCAGGTTCGGCAGAGGTCGGGGAGGTCGGTGAGCCGCCGGTCCAAAGCTGCTCCACTGTCATGTTCTTCAGGCTCTCCAGGATCTtcagagcctccttcagctcccTGAAGCCTCGAGTGGCACCATCCTTGCTGGGCTTCTCTGTTCCGTTTACGGCTCCTCCTGGAGTTGTTCCTACAACGGCAGGAAGACGAGCATTTTACCGGATTACTGATAGAAGGAATACCAACGCAACAAAGACGATGACACATTAAGCCAACCAATGTTTGATTTCTCACTGGAAGATTGTATTAACTTGAGTTCtaccttctgttttttgttaattgAAGCCTCCCTACCTCCAGATGCAGGACTGGCTACAGATGCTTCTCCTTCCTGCGTGGGGGCTCCTTTAGTGGGACAGGGGCTGCTgtcctgtggaggaatgatgaAAGTCGTGGACccggtgggggtgggggtgggggtggccGTGTCCGTGGCGTCTGCGTTGTTGTGGCTGTCGTCCTCAGTGGTCAGGCCGTTGTCCGTCTCCCAGCTGTCGCTGTCGTCCTCCCACTCCTCGGTGGACAGGACGCTGCTCGTCTCCTCCACGGAGTCATAGTCCGTCTCCTCGATCTCAGACTCCACGTTGTAAAGATGCTGCGTCGGGGTTTTTAGACTCTCAGCAAAGCTTGCATTCCCTATGCAAACATTACATCGTGTTTCAGAAAGGGTCGACACTCACCTGCGGCAGGACGATGGTTTTAGAGTTGTCGGCCCACACGACCTCCACTTTACTGCTCACATCCACTCTGGACACTTGACCCACAGACGTCTGAGGGGAGAACGACACGCAGAGACAACCATCAACGATCCACCACTCTGCAGCAATACTGATCATATAAGACCTGCATTATTGAGGCTACTCCCCAGAAGCCCCAGGCAGAATTCCTGTTTCCGATTTCAACATTCGAGACATGTCCAGACTCAAAGCTACAGATTTCTATGTCATTTTTGATCATTTAGTACAGGCCTTTGcagtaaacaaacagcacagaCTGCACACAAAATGTGGTCGGCAGGGATcaacaacagaacaacaacTGGTCTGTAAAAAGTTACCCGTTTATGTTCTTAATGATAGAGTTGAgtcttttataaaacagcagGAGGAACTCAGTTGCAGATGCTGCTGCTCTATAAACTTGCAAATAATCAGAAAAATCTGtataaataatcatgtaatgagAAACGGATGGTGATGTAAATgtctaaaacagtgtttgcatggaATTGGAGCCGTTTTAAGACAAACAGGCTCCCCGAACAGCCTCGGTGTTGTTTAACTCTGGGAGGACGGACAGGCTAATAGTTAACCCGTGTGGAttgctgcagtcttaaaacaaaatgtctgaactattcctttaaagccagtatctcactgggctgggacTGTTGAAGACTAGATGGTGAATCAAAAAGTGTGAGAAAATCTTCAGTAGCGGTCTCACTGACCCAAACCACCAGTAAGCTGTGCAGCTGTGTTTCATGCAGACACATTTAAAAGCCACGCTCTGTTTCTGTGTATTCTGCCCACTTCCGTTAGCACAGTACCTGCCTTGTCCTTCAGCATTCACATCAATACAGCGGGCTTGAGACTCTGTGGCTCGTGTGTGTTAGTTggtaaaaatagaataaataaaatgcagccaGTAGTTGGTGAGGTGAGGGTGCCCCCCCGGCTGGTACTGCTCAATGGGCCGTGGTAAAAGGCCACTACTCTTGTCATAATTTTTACTTATCCGGTGAGACAGGGTTGTGAGCCCTAAGTGGTGTGAAGCGCTCAGCGTTTGCAGGTGTGACCCTCTCCGGAGACAGCGGCAGGTGGGGAGTTTGGCCGGGGGCAGGACACCTGCCAAACGGTAACACAGGTGGAGCTCCGAGAGGAAACTGAAGGGAAGCTCTGCACCGCAGCTGAGACACTGCAGGGTTGTTTCCCCACAAACACTTCGATGCACATTTGGTTTTTCAAGTACAAACACAGAATACAACGTCAAAATACAAATACCGGTACATTACATAcagtagcaaaaataaaaaggtggcAGCTCAAACACCTTAGAATTACAAAAGCTATATTGAAAATGTTTCAAGATGTGTGATGCCTGTGATAACTCTGCCTGACTGTTTTTGAACATGCTCTATGTGACATAGATGTGGAAGCCCTGAGACTTCCCACACGCCATTCCCAACTTGGCACATCACAGTGACATACTGGCTTAAACAcaacataaactaaaacaagaaccgtgtccatcttttatttataataaatataaaaagctcTCAACCAGCAACCAGTTTGAGCAAATTTGTTTAGAAACTGAAAATCGAAAAGgggaataaagttttctttccactgtatgtatttaaatcagacctggaaaatactaaaagcaAATTCTGTACTTTTCCAAACTGCTGAAGACTACATAAACACCCTGTGTATCAGACACAAAGTCAACCTGACAAAACTTCAGACAAGTCAACAAACCTTGATTTACCTCCACAACATATtaagattattacaaagttacCAACAGTAGTAGTAAGTTAGGTGTAATATAATGCACATAGCGTTCTCTCCTGTGCATGTTTTAAGCCTTAAGGATTTAGTCTTTCTTGTAGAAAGCTGCTAAAACAGATCCAGGGTTtctgtcatttgtttgtttctgaactaACCAGCATGTCGTCATTTTTGCAGGTcgcataaaaaagaaaacgctAACGTCCTGCTGAGTCTGAACCTCTTTTTACCTCATTCTCGCAGTCGTTCTGTCCGTTCTCAGAGTTCCATATTCTGATGACGATATCAGTGGTGCGAAAGTGGAAATCTGGATGATCGGCGATGTCGTACACGCTGACATCCTCCTCCAAACCACTAACCTGTGTGAACACAAAACAGCGAGTTTCACTCTCTCGTCatgcttctgttttaaaacttctCTGGTGATGTTGTCCCTGACTGACCTCGACGTCGTCACCCGTGGAGTTGAGTTTGATCCACTTCACAACACACGTTCTGGCCTTGTGATCGCCCGACTGGATCACACCGTACACTCCTGGGTCCTGCAGGCCTTCAGCTGCGGGGAGCACAGTTCAGAAAGCAGGAGAAAGAGTCCACAAGGACCTAacacaaataattattaaaagacGGAGCTGTGAAAACAGGTCACTCACGTCGTTTGTCTACTACGAAGTCCCCGGGGCAGAACTCGTGGCTGTCCAGGTGCTGGATGGGGATGAGGTCGTTGGATCTGATCCCCTTCTCCACCCGCCCGTCCTTCCACATCACGTCAGCTGTGGTTTTTGTAGAAACAACCTCCACCGCCACCCTGAGACAGCGCAAATACAACATTTACATATAGATGGAGTTAAAACAGAGGGGTGTGCTATGAAAGAGGTTCAACAAAGCTGGGCTTTGTTTCTATATAGCCTGACTtgacaaaacctaaaactctgCTAAGAGACAAAAAGGCACCAGCTGATTAGACCAAGTACACtctggagtaaaaacaaaaaaatcccgacgccaaaatgaccagatttttcTGCCATACTGTTAaatgcccttttttttaaaagataccCAAGACAAAGAGTTTGCTTGTGCGTTTGTTTTGACTCCCCTCCGGTCCCACAGAGCGCCGAGCAGCACTCCCTCTCGCCTCCTTGTTGCTCcttcagtcagtcagttgtgTTTGATAGCCGAGGGGAGAAGCCCTCTTAAAgaacattataaataaaatgttgggaataaaaaaggggtttaaaatctgtcctgtgcaGGAACAAGCTGACAATGTCAACATGTTCACTTGTGTTCTCAGTCTCTTTTTATTTAGGcattaaaatatgtatttcCTTCAgcattattattagtattagtacTATACctataaaataatcattaggtAATATCTGATATCATTagttggatttttgttttttaaataaaagcaaataaatcttGTGGTGCATTgtataattttttgttttgataccATGAAACCGTAGTATTTTAGCTCGAGGTTATTATGCTGTCCGTGCCTAGTACAGTGCTGGTTCTGATGCTACTTTTCTTCTTTAGTCCCTGTGAGTGCTCACATAAAAAGGGGTGTTTCATCTGTCTGAAGCCTTTTctgctcaaaaaacaaaaacttctgcTCACCCCAAGACCTTCATTCATAAAAAACGGCAGGTTTTATTTATGGAAAGACAAGACTATAAAAtcctgacaataaaaacacaatcagtaCAATCAGGACAGGAGAAAAACGCCACAGCAAACTTGGTTTGAGAAATCAGGAAGTTCTTattaaaagtaaacttttaaCTCTTCACTCAGAGCATTTACTGAACTCTGACTCTGTCCTGTAATCTGCAGATCACTTCTTTACCAAACCACACAAATATTGTGTTAATTAAATATTATCTGACATACAAAGATATAAACCAGTTTAATCTAAcattaactttttaataaacctttcagcaaatccagacaaaatacaaaaacatatcTACATGAATGAAGTTAATTTAACCTCTTGATGAGATCTTATAACCCACATGTTTAGTTTCTGcttagttttttctgttttagtctgACTGTAGCTTGAAGAGCTCGAAGTGAGGGACTTATGAGCATATCTGAGTTAAAACCTGAGAAGATAGATGGATCTGATTCAGACATTCACCTCcctatttaaacatttcagcagaaacacacagaactcTCCACAAGGTAAGACGGAAAAGTAACTCGAGGAAATCGTTTCACCTCTTCTTTAGTCTTACAACAAGTTGATAATTACTGTAGGAGACTCACCGACATGCCCTCTGATTTATTACAACATCCATCTGCATTAAAATCTTCTCTTTCCTTATATTTTAATGACCTCATCATTATTCATCTGGTTCTGTTGCATTAACTTTACCCCTTCATGAATAATTGGTTTGTTGTAACCTAACGGTGTGATGAGACATCGGTCGTTAATAAGAAGCTCTGAGGCTTTCCATCTACAGATCAGAGCTCAGAGCCAGGTGGAGAAGGTGGAGGAGTGGGTGAAGGCATTAAAAAGTGACTAATGTGCTCGTGGTAACCCACCGGTCTCCGGGCTTGAACTCGCGGGAGAACTTGGTcctcttctttttgtgtttcctcttcAGGTTGCGGATGGAGAGAGGGATGCTCTTCTTGCGGTTGGTTCCCAGGCCGCCGCTCTGAGAGGAGGCTGTGGAGCTCGCCGATGACGTCAGAGAGCTGCAGCCCGAATCAGACACTCCATTTACTTCATTATAAGTGATGTTGTTCAGAATATTACACAATGTCAGAAAGTTTTACATCCCAAGGCATCAActtttgatggattttaatgttttgcacaACAAAGCACCTTGATTAAAGGGGTAGTTTGAAGGGATAGTTTGTGGAAAGATTATagacaatatcttacctgttgtggatagctcatTGAATGGCCTCATCTGGAGAAATGGGTTTAAATCTGAGCAGATTGACTAACAGCTAGAACGAGTGGGGTCAATGCtcccatcttaaaacaactccaatacaaaatattaataaGTGATGTCTGAAATtagtttataaacctttacaaaaCTATAGTGCTTCATTACAGTTATTTCCAGAGGATGCTCTGGTTATGAAGCCCTTGTGCAGCCTGAAAGACTTCCTGCAGAAATTTCTGAataattttgcttaaaaatccgtgtaatgcaaaactgaaggTGATGTAAAGGTTGTATACTAGCTAATGCTATACTAGCATTAGCTATATCACCATCAGTGTCATGTTAAATTGTTATTTAGGCTAAACTATAAATCAGGCTGATgtaaatctttataaaaaagTGTTGGCATGAACAACTATGAAAGTTTGAAACTCCAATGGGGTCTTGACCCCTCTTGGATTAGCTATTAGCTCATAAATCTGGTCAGACCCCAAACTGAAGTCGTtcagagccatctacagcagataTTATATTAGCAAGAACACctgatttttataacctcatcaaacacaacatatatGGATACCATTagagtttttaaagacaaatcaaacataatttgaatttttaaaatcagtctacTGGTTATCAATTTATTGTCAGAAACTGATCCTCAGAATGGGTCTAAATGAATCCAGCTTTTAAACATGCAGCAGTAgaaagtcctgtgtttaacttcctggagcTCCTGTTCTCACAgcgggctgaagctgaggaatcgctctgattggctcgAAATCTTCACATTATTCCTTCTTGGATAACACATCAACAAAGCAGTCGAAGGTACCAGCTCTTGTtcgcaatttttttttaatctaggttataaaatgtttgtttttttcttcatcagagttgagaaatgaatgaatgaattagctcgatcactgcctgacccagttagcgATAGCGCTACAGTGCATTGTTTATTTAACGGATTAAGAACATGTGGAGGATGGATGGGTAGGGTGGGGACAGGTGGCCTTGTTAATTATAGTTCACATTCTTTCCAAAGAGCTTTGCTTCAAAATGTCCATAATATCTCTTTAGGTTCATATGACAGATTTAAAGTAGGCTCAACATTTAATTATCTTAAGTTTATACAAAAGCACAGAGATACCAAAGCTCAGGTCAGGTAACGTTAGGTGATTTTATGTGAGCTGCAGACCTGTGAGGTAAATCAGAATAATGAAGCTGCCGATCGGCTGCAGAGAAGTTAATCCGACTTCTTTCtttcacacagaaaagaaaaacatccatgCAACAGTTCCAACAGATCCAGATAAAACACTGATGCAGAGCGACTCAGGAGACTGAGtcaataaaactaacaaatcaAGGTTTTCTTTCAGCGATTCCAAATCCTTTTCTATTCAAGCCTTTAAAACGCCTCAAACTTAGCTCTGTTATTTTCATGCTTAACAACCCTCCCATCTGTAATTCTCAgaaggaaacattttattttttatcgttGTATCATATCTTTTAAATTCACAGGAGGATCTCATTATCAGGCTAGGACACTACAGAAGAGGACAAGAGTGTTTATCTCACCGACATCTGGGAGGAAAGGACCATTAGAGAAGTTGTTAACAGACCTGGTGTCGTCTGTATCCTCTGCAGCCTCGTCATCGGCGTCCTGCTCCCCGTGTTCTGCTGTAGTATCACTGGTGTTCTGGGAGTCCAGTGGGTTCTGCGCGGGCATCACAGGGCCGTTGTTGTTGGGATGAGACTccgtttgtgtttgtgtgtgtttgtgctctcctggtaggaaaacaaaaagtgttagGATTTCAATTAAAAGAACATCAAACTGCACTTTACAGAACAAATCCTGAGTCCTCAGCTCAGCAGAAAACATGCGATGTGTCTTTAATTTGGCTGGAAAGGACAACAACCTCTGTAGTAAAGTTTATATTTCAGTAGCAGCAAATTAACTCAAAGCAGCTTTGTGTGGTTATTTTCACGTCTTTTCACACAATCATCCTCCATCTTCCTGGACAAACATTTTAGAGCTGAAGCATGCTGCACTCCGGCAACATTTCCAGTTAGTCTGTTTTCACCGTACTCAGCCTTACTGGTGGAAAAGACCGACTGATGTTTCACACAAACTGCTTTGGATGCAGCTCAGTTACTGTCGGAGCGACGAAAgcttaaaacacaacaattaaaACCCTTTCAGaacagttgttgttgttacatATCTGTAaagatctatttttttattaaaccgagaaagaatttaaataaaaacttcataTTCAGACCATCTTCACTTTGCAGTTTTGTTATATTGCAACCTAATGCTACAgtcatttaatttttacatcttttttctCAACAATCTACACTTAGTACTCCACAATGAGAACAGAATTACATTCtgtaagttaaaaaacaaacaaactacaaaacatttcaatatgTATTCAGATCTTTTGCAACATCACTTGAAGTTTAGCTCAGGTGCCTCCCATTTCTCTTTAGCTCTACACATAAGAT of the Kryptolebias marmoratus isolate JLee-2015 linkage group LG3, ASM164957v2, whole genome shotgun sequence genome contains:
- the ube2o gene encoding (E3-independent) E2 ubiquitin-conjugating enzyme UBE2O isoform X2; its protein translation is MAEPGATDETATAASPTPGLSPAASPCSEPPSTALSPTAEGSQRLLFSHDLVSGRYRGSVRFGLVRMIHGEEDFNSDSDLDDGGGRVGGGGEGGGGGGGGGGGGGGGRVPCGSDTESALDTPSRPLGRGFVRVQWYPEGAKQDIRETKLKLEDRSIVIRDIVRRNNSSDNQCGIVTNIDIECAVKLVGTNCVLYPVNSNDLQHIWSFMYGDYIAYDFWLGKVYDLTNHIILKLSNGARCSMSVEDGAKLYDVCPHVSDSGLFFDEAYGFYPGQVLIGPAKVFSNVQWLSGVKPVLSRKCKFRVVVEEVKVVELKVTWITKSYSPKGSDSVYPPPSTISQENLHRVRRLGYYDHTQRQLGERALYVFPAKSDATRIICDGPEGAPVLPEDPVARKLKRMFKKDSGKKMENFDSQGEHKHTQTQTESHPNNNGPVMPAQNPLDSQNTSDTTAEHGEQDADDEAAEDTDDTSSLTSSASSTASSQSGGLGTNRKKSIPLSIRNLKRKHKKKRTKFSREFKPGDRVAVEVVSTKTTADVMWKDGRVEKGIRSNDLIPIQHLDSHEFCPGDFVVDKRPEGLQDPGVYGVIQSGDHKARTCVVKWIKLNSTGDDVEVSGLEEDVSVYDIADHPDFHFRTTDIVIRIWNSENGQNDCENETSVGQVSRVDVSSKVEVVWADNSKTIVLPQHLYNVESEIEETDYDSVEETSSVLSTEEWEDDSDSWETDNGLTTEDDSHNNADATDTATPTPTPTGSTTFIIPPQDSSPCPTKGAPTQEGEASVASPASGGTTPGGAVNGTEKPSKDGATRGFRELKEALKILESLKNMTVEQLWTGGSPTSPTSAEPASTANVASSVMPAASEKPTKEKRFLDDIKKLQENLRKTLDTVAIVEEEKMEAVVEAVGSGGAGTEAERGGEEKPQQEPQTPVGGQEWPSEILSETPVLCQQSGGKPGVTFTSAKGEVFSVLEWAPETHSFKKMEFQPAEAKKFFSTVRKEMALLATSLPDGIMVKTFEDRMDLFSALIKGPTRTPYEDGLFLFDIQLPNIYPAVPPLFRYLSQCSGRLNPNLYDNGKVCVSLLGTWIGKGTERWTSKSSLLQVLISIQGLILVNEPYYNEAGFDSDRGLQEGYENSRCYNEMALIKMVQSMTQLLQHPVEVFRQEIHEHFASSGWRLVHRLEVWLELNEASERGHAAHPYSRSHHLKDEQLPVGSGLVAVAHSSPSKPGEEAASGVSSILEEELEDSGLSPSTTAPPQQELSQNSDCDSTQGGESKAGSMALGSAGRSAPSDSGPGAGGAGSSGSQPVVRPKKRRKSYRSFLPEGSGYPDIGFPLFPLSKGFVKSVRGVLLQYRAALAAAAVPEHTEDK
- the ube2o gene encoding (E3-independent) E2 ubiquitin-conjugating enzyme UBE2O isoform X1, whose translation is MAEPGATDETATAASPTPGLSPAASPCSEPPSTALSPTAEGSQRLLFSHDLVSGRYRGSVRFGLVRMIHGEEDFNSDSDLDDGGGRVGGGGEGGGGGGGGGGGGGGGRVPCGSDTESALDTPSRPLGRGFVRVQWYPEGAKQDIRETKLKLEDRSIVIRDIVRRNNSSDNQCGIVTNIDIECAVKLVGTNCVLYPVNSNDLQHIWSFMYGDYIAYDFWLGKVYDLTNHIILKLSNGARCSMSVEDGAKLYDVCPHVSDSGLFFDEAYGFYPGQVLIGPAKVFSNVQWLSGVKPVLSRKCKFRVVVEEVKVVELKVTWITKSYSPKGSDSVYPPPSTISQENLHRVRRLGYYDHTQRQLGERALYVFPAKSDATRIICDGPEGAPVLPEDPVARKLKRMFKKDSGKKMENFDSQGEHKHTQTQTESHPNNNGPVMPAQNPLDSQNTSDTTAEHGEQDADDEAAEDTDDTSSLTSSASSTASSQSGGLGTNRKKSIPLSIRNLKRKHKKKRTKFSREFKPGDRVAVEVVSTKTTADVMWKDGRVEKGIRSNDLIPIQHLDSHEFCPGDFVVDKRPEGLQDPGVYGVIQSGDHKARTCVVKWIKLNSTGDDVEVSGLEEDVSVYDIADHPDFHFRTTDIVIRIWNSENGQNDCENETSVGQVSRVDVSSKVEVVWADNSKTIVLPQHLYNVESEIEETDYDSVEETSSVLSTEEWEDDSDSWETDNGLTTEDDSHNNADATDTATPTPTPTGSTTFIIPPQDSSPCPTKGAPTQEGEASVASPASGGTTPGGAVNGTEKPSKDGATRGFRELKEALKILESLKNMTVEQLWTGGSPTSPTSAEPASTANVASSVMPAASEKPTKEKRFLDDIKKLQENLRKTLDTVAIVEEEKMEAVVEAVGSGGAGTEAERGGEEKPQQEPQTPVGGQEWPSEILSETPVLCQQSGGKPGVTFTSAKGEVFSVLEWAPETHSFKKMEFQPAEAKKFFSTVRKEMALLATSLPDGIMVKTFEDRMDLFSALIKGPTRTPYEDGLFLFDIQLPNIYPAVPPLFRYLSQCSGRLNPNLYDNGKVCVSLLGTWIGKGTERWTSKSSLLQVLISIQGLILVNEPYYNEAGFDSDRGLQEGYENSRCYNEMALIKMVQSMTQLLQHPVEVFRQEIHEHFASSGWRLVHRLEVWLELNEASERGHAAHPYSRSHHLKDEQLPVGSGLVAVAHSSPSKPGEEAASGVSSILEEELEDSGLSPSTTAPPQQELSQNSDCDSTQGGESKAGSMALGSAGRSAPSDSGPGAGGAGSSGSQPVVRPKKRRKSYRSFLPEGSGYPDIGFPLFPLSKGFVKSVRGVLLQYRAALAAAAVPEHTEDNDPSDNWDG